The following are encoded together in the Gemmatimonadota bacterium genome:
- a CDS encoding T9SS type A sorting domain-containing protein gives DGGMAMVMVSGQAEGADVMFAGEGVTENEDGMSATVSASTVSTATVTASVGDVMSNAVSIAFMASLHTETPTVVFDDFGSTGEASVTAYGFPEGANIRFRITGGTGFATADGAATWKVSTDKAGDVMMVAEDDMGNATAPLMISFMNPAPYLTADNADVVIPAGGEVMVTVTATGLGADISWTVSEVTGTATVDIDTDGATAMLTAMDSDDISLTSTVTLIASDGTLMTDPKTITFRKMPVVATDMADVEVPQTMVGSESSTVVATGFAPGTEVTFNVEVTGGSENYLTHSSDGNVLTLTATGTVSVSVTATGAGVTTSAVAVSFTQALPAAPASVVVQDQEGDNGHYVMVSFANSANHADVSQYRVYREMMVNTTMDAEGNVVTTDTPMAKWVPWAVIDAMDNDDEEGMTRAVVPVTDNNATRWGVAAEKGMSSAEITPAGKRVFSKESVQQLAQFLGLDPNLVVTEDELAQMFMPSADYINALIGDRKNVVFAALDPDLSVLIGGNLAVPQNIRTDGHGPIVSSPITATEGMVAAIDDTAPAMVTDLAADAETGMVTWTMSADDGGMDVVTYRGHGIVIPHVTSYLVRGGVSEDAMLDIGLAPAGSSSFQVPAALIESLINQGVPAVLVSVVAMDGTNMTPSVPLVVELIPTRKPFVDSDGGPVYIVKLDRHGAMTPLTVDFEDFVAFTMAFNTDETHENWRVFVQADLNDDKMVNFDDFILFFGSYGKEATGPAGKSLIPPPGVNEAAELSLRLGSDRVVVGETMFVDVSIANVQALMGYGFVLHYDAEKFEFVEAMPAAEDLLLSSGGETPLLRSWPEEAGQVHVMNAVVNGSEVSGGGDIVRLVFRVLRDFEDDARFEIANGLVFDPQQLANPLIGGVLDIQTTPTEFALLQNFPNPFNPDTTIGYELAESADVTLQIYNVVGQVVRTLIAAESQSVGRYQVRWDGMDDRGMPVSSGIYFYQLSAGKFQDVRKLMLLK, from the coding sequence TGGTGTTTGATGATTTTGGTTCCACGGGTGAAGCGTCTGTAACAGCTTACGGTTTTCCCGAAGGTGCCAATATCAGATTTCGGATCACGGGTGGTACCGGGTTTGCAACGGCAGATGGCGCTGCAACCTGGAAGGTATCGACGGATAAGGCCGGCGATGTGATGATGGTAGCTGAAGATGATATGGGTAATGCGACTGCCCCATTGATGATTTCGTTTATGAATCCAGCTCCTTATCTGACAGCGGATAACGCTGATGTTGTTATTCCGGCTGGCGGAGAGGTGATGGTGACTGTCACAGCGACTGGTCTGGGTGCAGATATCAGTTGGACTGTCAGTGAAGTAACCGGTACAGCTACGGTTGATATTGATACTGATGGTGCGACTGCGATGTTGACCGCTATGGATTCTGATGATATATCCCTGACATCTACAGTGACGTTGATCGCCTCTGATGGTACGCTGATGACGGATCCGAAGACCATTACCTTCAGGAAGATGCCCGTAGTTGCAACAGATATGGCGGATGTCGAAGTTCCGCAGACTATGGTTGGCAGTGAGTCGTCAACGGTTGTGGCAACGGGCTTTGCTCCCGGTACTGAGGTTACGTTCAATGTCGAGGTAACGGGTGGTTCAGAGAACTATCTTACGCATTCGTCAGATGGCAATGTCCTGACTTTGACGGCTACTGGTACAGTGTCTGTGTCTGTAACGGCTACTGGCGCTGGCGTTACGACGTCTGCGGTTGCGGTGTCGTTTACACAGGCTTTGCCCGCTGCTCCTGCCAGTGTGGTTGTGCAGGATCAGGAAGGGGATAACGGTCACTATGTAATGGTGAGTTTTGCCAATTCGGCGAATCACGCTGATGTGAGTCAGTATCGCGTGTATCGCGAGATGATGGTGAATACCACGATGGATGCCGAAGGCAATGTGGTAACGACCGATACACCGATGGCAAAGTGGGTTCCCTGGGCTGTTATCGATGCGATGGACAATGATGATGAAGAAGGTATGACGCGCGCCGTTGTTCCGGTGACGGACAACAATGCGACGCGCTGGGGCGTCGCTGCCGAGAAGGGTATGTCTTCGGCAGAGATTACGCCTGCTGGCAAGCGCGTGTTCTCCAAGGAGAGCGTGCAACAGTTGGCTCAGTTCCTGGGTCTGGATCCCAATCTGGTTGTGACCGAGGATGAGCTTGCACAGATGTTTATGCCTTCTGCTGATTATATTAATGCGCTTATTGGCGACAGGAAGAATGTGGTGTTTGCGGCTCTGGATCCCGATTTGAGTGTTCTCATTGGTGGCAATCTGGCTGTTCCGCAGAATATCCGCACAGATGGACACGGTCCCATTGTTTCGTCTCCGATTACGGCGACGGAAGGTATGGTGGCTGCGATTGACGATACAGCCCCTGCTATGGTGACCGATCTTGCCGCTGATGCAGAGACCGGGATGGTTACCTGGACGATGTCCGCCGATGATGGTGGCATGGATGTGGTGACGTATCGCGGTCACGGAATTGTTATTCCGCATGTGACGAGCTACCTGGTCAGAGGTGGTGTCAGCGAAGATGCGATGCTCGATATCGGGCTTGCTCCCGCTGGTTCGAGCAGTTTCCAGGTTCCGGCTGCACTGATCGAGAGTCTGATTAATCAGGGTGTGCCCGCGGTGCTGGTGTCCGTGGTTGCAATGGACGGTACCAATATGACACCGAGTGTTCCGCTGGTGGTCGAGTTGATCCCGACGCGCAAGCCGTTTGTGGATTCAGACGGTGGCCCTGTTTATATCGTGAAGCTCGACAGGCACGGAGCTATGACGCCGCTGACGGTTGACTTTGAAGATTTTGTGGCCTTTACGATGGCGTTTAATACAGACGAGACGCACGAGAATTGGAGAGTCTTTGTTCAGGCTGACCTGAATGACGATAAGATGGTCAATTTCGATGACTTTATCCTGTTCTTTGGCTCTTATGGCAAGGAAGCGACAGGTCCGGCTGGCAAGTCTTTGATTCCGCCTCCTGGCGTGAATGAGGCAGCCGAGCTCTCGTTGCGTTTGGGCAGTGATCGCGTGGTGGTTGGCGAGACGATGTTCGTGGATGTGTCTATCGCCAATGTGCAGGCTCTGATGGGTTATGGGTTTGTGCTACACTACGATGCCGAGAAGTTCGAGTTTGTAGAGGCGATGCCGGCTGCTGAGGATTTGCTTCTGTCTTCAGGTGGCGAGACCCCGCTGTTGAGGAGTTGGCCGGAAGAGGCCGGGCAGGTTCACGTGATGAATGCGGTCGTGAATGGCTCGGAGGTTTCTGGCGGTGGCGATATTGTTCGGTTGGTGTTCCGCGTGTTGCGCGATTTTGAAGATGATGCGCGGTTCGAGATTGCCAACGGTCTGGTCTTTGATCCGCAGCAACTCGCCAATCCATTGATTGGCGGTGTGCTGGATATCCAGACGACGCCTACAGAGTTTGCACTGCTCCAGAATTTCCCCAATCCGTTTAACCCCGATACGACGATCGGGTATGAATTGGCCGAGTCTGCCGATGTGACGCTCCAGATTTACAATGTGGTGGGTCAGGTCGTGCGGACGCTGATTGCTGCTGAATCGCAGTCGGTTGGTCGTTACCAGGTCCGTTGGGACGGTATGGATGATCGTGGAATGCCGGTTTCGAGTGGTATTTATTTCTACCAGCTCTCGGCAGGGAAGTTCCAGGATGTGCGGAAGCTGATGCTGCTCAAGTAA
- a CDS encoding T9SS type A sorting domain-containing protein, translated as MLIKKGLLFFTALAFLAFAGQASAGPNANATVTIDLITDGGAGNQMDDGVHSGNVSGEGTKIAVEVFAKGVTTSLVGVKIEFDFKAEELKLDKVENSAFLFSIPEATGVNFAGTAPVTLPESGFIGRAEFSTVADVTGKEFHLGIKAVTLAESAASADVIAPEMMAMMSTISFNVAPKLQTATPVVPVPRGGMGQAVVTAVNFPADATITFDVQIAGEFNIEQKVDGATLTLTATIPAVVTVTAGDGMTTTDPITIVFAEVRLPALDAVVGDMMNMMDDGMLAASVGANEEFAIEVFVGDAEGGVLFGGASIKLVIDPAAAAMVTGFAPAEGLTLLGMSNDNLQVDIGSEEGVMLANGGYVGTLKLMTGAEEMSFSVGIESMNVLLGSGETMMLPYIPAPVMYNFGPRLEVSAHIATIPRGGEAMIKITALGFAEGSKITFSHEVEGAAMVDGHPEMDMQNVYTLTASGLGSAVVKVTASDGMSAVEVTVQFDEQVPIELSSFVGSVIEDRVVLNWATASQTNNAGFRVLRSTDGETYEVVSELIAGAGTTDQLMDYMFEDTSLPAAEIVYYVLEQIDLDGTVNRSNPIEVLLGARFTLPTEFASAVYPNPFNPRTTISYDLPTDADVSVIIYDAIGQEIRQLVSQHYTAGRYSVQWDAKDQMGRSVGSGVYIAKIKAGPNTAIQKMLLLK; from the coding sequence ATGTTGATTAAAAAAGGATTGTTATTTTTTACTGCCCTTGCATTTCTCGCTTTTGCAGGCCAGGCCTCTGCAGGTCCCAATGCAAATGCGACGGTGACGATTGATTTGATTACCGATGGCGGGGCAGGCAATCAGATGGATGATGGCGTTCATTCTGGTAATGTTTCTGGAGAGGGCACAAAAATTGCCGTTGAGGTCTTCGCCAAGGGCGTGACCACGTCGCTGGTCGGTGTGAAGATCGAATTTGATTTTAAAGCCGAAGAGTTGAAGCTCGATAAGGTCGAGAATAGTGCGTTTCTGTTTTCTATTCCAGAGGCGACGGGTGTAAACTTCGCAGGTACTGCGCCTGTTACGCTGCCCGAGTCCGGTTTTATTGGACGGGCCGAGTTTTCTACTGTGGCGGATGTTACGGGTAAGGAATTTCACCTGGGCATTAAGGCGGTTACGCTTGCCGAAAGCGCGGCGTCTGCCGATGTCATCGCGCCAGAGATGATGGCGATGATGAGTACGATCAGTTTTAATGTCGCGCCCAAGCTGCAGACAGCTACGCCTGTTGTCCCGGTGCCGCGAGGTGGTATGGGGCAGGCCGTGGTGACGGCGGTGAATTTTCCCGCGGATGCGACGATTACTTTTGATGTGCAGATCGCTGGTGAGTTTAATATTGAGCAGAAGGTGGATGGTGCCACCCTGACGTTGACGGCGACTATCCCGGCAGTTGTGACTGTGACGGCGGGTGATGGTATGACCACAACCGATCCGATTACGATTGTATTTGCCGAGGTGAGGCTTCCCGCCCTGGATGCCGTTGTCGGCGATATGATGAATATGATGGATGATGGCATGCTGGCGGCCAGTGTTGGTGCCAATGAAGAGTTCGCTATTGAGGTGTTTGTAGGTGATGCCGAAGGTGGTGTTCTCTTTGGTGGTGCGAGTATAAAGCTCGTTATTGATCCGGCTGCTGCTGCGATGGTCACGGGTTTTGCGCCTGCTGAAGGTCTGACGCTGCTGGGTATGTCAAATGATAATCTTCAGGTCGATATTGGTTCTGAAGAGGGCGTGATGCTGGCCAATGGTGGCTATGTGGGTACGCTGAAGCTGATGACCGGTGCCGAGGAGATGTCTTTTTCAGTTGGCATTGAGTCGATGAACGTACTTCTCGGTTCTGGTGAAACCATGATGCTGCCTTATATTCCCGCTCCGGTGATGTACAATTTCGGTCCGCGGCTGGAGGTGTCTGCGCATATTGCGACTATTCCGCGCGGTGGCGAAGCGATGATTAAGATTACGGCGCTGGGCTTTGCCGAGGGTTCGAAGATTACCTTTTCGCATGAAGTAGAAGGTGCGGCTATGGTCGATGGCCACCCGGAAATGGATATGCAGAATGTCTATACGTTGACGGCGAGTGGTCTGGGTTCGGCTGTTGTCAAGGTGACGGCTTCCGATGGTATGTCTGCTGTTGAGGTGACTGTCCAGTTTGACGAGCAGGTGCCGATTGAGTTGTCGTCATTTGTCGGATCCGTGATCGAAGACCGCGTGGTGCTCAACTGGGCGACGGCTTCGCAGACCAATAATGCGGGTTTCCGCGTGCTTCGCAGCACGGATGGAGAGACCTACGAGGTGGTTAGCGAGCTTATCGCTGGTGCTGGTACGACCGATCAGCTGATGGATTATATGTTTGAGGATACCAGCCTTCCCGCTGCTGAGATCGTTTATTATGTTCTCGAGCAGATTGATCTGGATGGGACGGTGAACCGTTCTAATCCGATTGAGGTGCTGTTGGGCGCGCGTTTCACCCTGCCCACGGAATTTGCTTCGGCTGTTTATCCCAATCCGTTTAACCCGAGGACGACGATTTCCTACGATTTGCCCACTGATGCAGATGTGTCTGTCATCATTTACGATGCGATTGGGCAGGAGATTCGTCAACTCGTGAGTCAGCATTATACGGCGGGTCGCTATAGTGTCCAGTGGGATGCTAAGGACCAGATGGGCCGCAGCGTTGGTAGTGGCGTTTATATCGCCAAGATCAAAGCGGGTCCAAATACCGCGATCCAGAAGATGCTGCTGTTGAAGTAG